GTTGGAGCGTCTTATACATGGAATTGAGATTTGGATTTCGGTCTCTTATTGTATTTTAATCGTCTTTTCCTTTGAtcttgactcgtgggtgagtagcttagagttttatactctaagtgttgagcacgggtCTTTGAACCTtgacgatattgaaattgagattgagattggttattggtattgagttatgaggccATTGTGCCATATTGTGTTTACGGTCTagtgtgaccatggttactgagttatttgagtttgagatcgatattgagatggaattATTTTTTGCGGTTTtattccgccagttcactcatCTCTTGTCCTTagcttaggttcgacgatgagaatatgatacttggttactatggagtattatattatgagacggtgTATGAGTAAGATGGAGTAATGAGTAAGACGAAGTAGTGGGTTGAGATTTGTTTAATTATGGTGGCGAGAGATGAGTATTGTTTATATTAAAGGAATAGTATGGAATAGTTTGAGATTGAGATTAGTAAAGGGGAGTATTTTTATTATTCTccgtgtttatttttatttttacatgtctgtgtttccacgccatgaccaaaaactattctgtttatattgaggtattatctgttactcagctttctgGCTGAAGTGTTTTCTCCCTTCtaggctactcgtcatgggggttgttcctttttgtcttccggttttgctttcaggtcttccgctgctgttcaaaaggattttaATTTCAAGAGAATATTTTTATTTAAAGGCTTTGTAAAGTTTTAGTTACATTTGtattatttacatttaaaatggatttgtaataagagactttgtatattaattataatatctctgtatttcggcgagttttatatgtaaaagttagttttaatttagccgaaaatcaggggtgttacaatctggCATTTTCAGAATAGGAGTTTCACACATTAATttcttaaatttctcaaatgaaTGCTGAGCATTCTTAAACCACTAGAACTCCCTTTTCATCATGCACTTTACAATAGGTGCAACTACTGAGCTAAAATTTCTGATGAACCTTTTGTAGAATGATTCTAGCCCATGGAACCCCCTTACTTCAGTAATTGTCTTAGGAATTTGCAGGATTGGATTGCTGCAATTTTTTCTTGGTCAACTAAAATGCCCCTCCTAGACACGATATATCCCAGAAATGTCACCTCCTCAACCATGAAGGTACACTTCTCCAATTTGCCAAATAATTTTTGTTCCCTAAGAATCCTGAACACAGCTTCAAGGTGCTTAAGGTGTTCAGTCTTAGTACTGCTGTAGACCAGGATATCATCAAAATAAACCATATAAAACTTGCCTAAGCATGGCCTTAGCACTTCAGTCATTAGTCTCATGAATTTGTTGGGTGTATTTGATAACCCAAATGAcatcacaagccattcatataGCCCATGATTTGTTTTTAAGGCAGCTTTCCATTCATCCCCTTCCATGATCCTCACCTGATGATAGCCCTGCCTGAGATCAATTTTGAAAAGACCGTGGCGCCACTCAGTTGATCAAGCGTGTCATCTAGCATAGGAATTGGAGACCTGTACTTGACAATTATATTGTAGATGGCCCTGCTGCCATTGCACATCCTCAGAGTgccatctttctttggtaccagCAGAAAGTGCACAAAGACAAGGGCTCAGAGATTCCCTCACAAATCCCTTGTTCATCAGTTCTTCAATCTATTGTTAGAGTTATTTAGTAGCTGCTGGATCACTCATGTAAGCAGGTTTGTTAGGTACTACAAATCCTGGTACAAGATCAATATGGTGTTCAATTCCCCTCACGGCGGCGATTGTCCACTAGGCAACTCCTTTGGGAACACATCCTTGTACCTCAAAATCAAAGGTTCAATTTCTGCAGGCACCTCAGAGCTCTCCTTTCCCACTACTTCATTTGATAGCAACATCATCATTGGTTGTTCTTGCTTCAATTCCTTGATCATGGATGCCTCAGATAAGAACAGCACACCATTGACTTCTTCTGGCATGTTTCGACTCCCATAGTTTCTCTGATTTGGTGGCAGTGGGGTCAAGGTGACCTTCTTACCTTCATGTTTGAAACTGTATATGTTCTCCTTTCCCTGGTGAGTTGTGTTTCTGTCAAACTCCCATGGCCTCCCAAATAGTAGGTGGTAGGCATCCATTGGGAAAACATCACATATCACCTCATCCTTGTACACCTTCACAATAGAGTATGGAGCCAAACATTGCTTATCAACCTTAACCTCTACTCCTTTGTTCAACCACCTCAGTTTGTAAGGGTTTGGGTGTTCCTGAGTTACCAGATTCAACTTATTGACCATAGTGATGAAAGCTACATTGGTACAGCTTCCCCCATCTATGATCAAGTTGCAGACCCTTCCTTTAACTCTACATATGCTTTTAAAGATCAAGGATATCTGGCTAGCTTCTAGTTGTGCTTGTTGTGAATGCAAGTAGGGGTGTTCATTGGTCCGGgaccagaccggaccggaccaaactctctggaccgaagaccaaagaAGGGTTAAGAGatggaccgaggaccggaccatattaatattggtccggtccggtctggaccataaaaacacgtggaccggaccggaccaaatggaccaaatattatTATCGTTGACATGTTTTAGCATATAAAACTAGAACACGAGAAGTTCGTAACGATCAAACTAAACAACATTATTTTCTTACTAGATTTAACTAAataattacacatcttataatacgtGTAAACAACGTAGAAAATaaatcaataatattacaaatttaaaaattcTTTTACTACATAACTTTGGTCCATGGTCCGGTCCGTGCTCTATTCGGTTTGGtccaggaccggaccgaagaccaaagtagagtaaataggtggaccgtggaccagaccaaacaaaattcggtccggtctggtccagaccaaatggtcTGGTTCGGTCTGGTCTTTGGTCCGGACCACTGAGTGAACAGCCCTAAATGCATGACTCTTCATAAGACCAAGTTGTGCACTGTGTCAGGGTGAGCCGCAACCGTATCTTGGCCTGATCCCTTTTCAGTTCCTATTTCTTCTAACAAAAGGTTTTCATCTTCCTCATATTTAACCCATCCCTCTCTTTCCCATTCTTCTACCTCCATGGCTGTCATGGCTCTtttagaaggacagtccttcctaaaatggccataTCCCTGACACTAGAAGAATTTAATCTTCCCCTCAGTTACAAGTGAGATGGTTTTCTGGTTTATGGGTGCTTTTCCTTTATCAAGTGTAGGTTGTTTAACTAGTTTCGGTGTATCCCCAATCGTGACACAAGTAAAGGGTTTATAAGCAGGCCTAGCAATAGGCTTAGATGTGGTGACCTTGGCCTTCCCCATTTTCTCAATTCTCAAAGCTAGGTTCACAGCCTCATCAAAAGACCACACTTGTTGTGTTCTGAGTCTGCTTGCAATCTTAGGTTCtaaaccctcaacaaacctaTCAATCCTTTACTCGGGCTTTTTAGAAATCTCACATTGAAGGGTTAACTGGTCAAAGTTCCTAAGATAGGTCTCAACAGGTTGTTGGTCTTGTTACAATTGAgtcagttttaaaaaaaaatatcctGAGTGTA
This sequence is a window from Silene latifolia isolate original U9 population chromosome 8, ASM4854445v1, whole genome shotgun sequence. Protein-coding genes within it:
- the LOC141595399 gene encoding uncharacterized protein LOC141595399, whose amino-acid sequence is MTAMEVEEWEREGWVKYEEDENLLLEEIGTEKGSGQDTVAAHPDTVHNLEHPNPYKLRWLNKGVEVKVDKQCLAPYSIVKVYKDEVICDVFPMDAYHLLFGRPWEFDRNTTHQGKENIYSFKHEGKKVTLTPLPPNQRNYGSRNMPEEVNGVLFLSEASMIKELKQEQPMMMLLSNEVVGKESSEVPAEIEPLILRYKDVFPKELPSGQSPP